The window GTTTTTTGTGCCGTTGATTGTAACGTTCCTATAAAAGATGATCCTGTCTGATAGTTTCTGTTAATTCCATAATTAATTCAATGATTGCCTGGGCGAACAGAATATTCCCCCATATGGTCACACGTACCTTGCTTTCTGATTCCAAAAACTGTGCGTGCATGGTGGGATGGCCATATTCCGGGAGGTTGGTATTTAGCGCGGCAGTGACAGTATTCATGATGCGGATGGCATCCTCCATTCCTTCCACATCAATATCCATCACAGAAGACACTTTTATCTCATTGCTGGATTGTGTCCCGGTATCTGTGTTTTCCTTTCTGATTGATAGTTTTGTACTTTCCATAAAAACGCTTAAGTCATGTCCGGTCACCCTCCAGCTTTTTCCGATTTTTCCTGCACGCAGCTTACCTTCCCTGATGTAACGCTGGATTGTTTTAGGATGGATATTTAACATTTCTGATATCTGGTCTACGGAATAATATTTTTCCTGCATATTATTTACTCCTTAATATTCCTTATTGTATTTTATATAGGTAATAATAGGTTATAATTAGTAATATGTCAAGATATTTGTTTTAAATGGTTTTTATTGCATAAATAAAATCTGGCCTTTCTGTATTATAAGACCTCACATATGCAAAACAGCAGCTATGGCAGAGGCTGCCGATGAGAATAAGAAAAATCAAGCAGGAAGAGTTGGTTACCTCCTCCTGCTTGATAAAGAAATGCAGAATAGAAAACAAAATGCAGATGTTTCTTTCTCCAAATAGCTAAATAAATAAGTTCACATTAGATTCCTCCGCATCGCCCAGATAAGCGCCTACGCCTCCAAGCTCCACGCCTTCGATCAATTCCTCCGGCCGGATGCCCATGACATCCATGCTCATGGTGCAGGCCACGATCTTTACTCCGGACTTCATGGCTTTTTGAATCAGAGTTTCCAAGGAATCTACATGCTTGTCATTCATGATTTTTTTCATCATGGCGGTTCCCATGCCGCCCATATTCATCTTTGAAAGTTTTAATT of the Lacrimispora indolis DSM 755 genome contains:
- a CDS encoding helix-turn-helix domain-containing protein — encoded protein: MQEKYYSVDQISEMLNIHPKTIQRYIREGKLRAGKIGKSWRVTGHDLSVFMESTKLSIRKENTDTGTQSSNEIKVSSVMDIDVEGMEDAIRIMNTVTAALNTNLPEYGHPTMHAQFLESESKVRVTIWGNILFAQAIIELIMELTETIRQDHLL